From Elusimicrobiota bacterium, a single genomic window includes:
- a CDS encoding P-loop NTPase — MNKIAVTGKGGVGKSTITAALAIVLSKKGKDVWVLDCDPDANLATILGYPQPEKLQPVIELKNIIQERTQSGGDGPAVFFKMNPKVDDIPSEFSVEYKGIHLLVLGKVKPASSGCFCPENAFAKTLVSHLLLKENEVLLMDMEAGIEHLTRGTAKAVNVILIVTEPTAPSVETAKRIISLASSLGIKKISIVANKIRNEKDKEFLKQNLGEDKIIQYIAYNEAFEKNRGIISDKSEFLTKEIENVVTKLEG, encoded by the coding sequence ATGAATAAAATTGCAGTGACAGGTAAGGGCGGTGTAGGTAAATCAACAATTACTGCAGCTTTAGCTATTGTTTTGAGTAAAAAAGGGAAAGATGTCTGGGTTCTTGACTGTGACCCGGATGCAAATCTCGCAACAATTTTAGGATATCCCCAGCCGGAGAAATTACAGCCGGTAATAGAATTAAAAAATATTATCCAGGAACGCACCCAGTCCGGCGGTGACGGTCCGGCGGTTTTTTTTAAGATGAATCCTAAAGTTGATGATATACCGTCAGAATTCTCTGTCGAGTATAAAGGTATTCACCTTCTTGTTTTAGGAAAGGTCAAACCTGCCAGCAGTGGCTGTTTTTGCCCGGAAAATGCTTTTGCAAAGACGCTCGTAAGCCATCTTTTACTTAAAGAAAATGAAGTGCTTTTAATGGATATGGAAGCGGGTATCGAGCATTTAACCCGCGGGACAGCAAAAGCGGTTAATGTTATTCTAATCGTTACGGAACCGACAGCACCGAGCGTTGAAACAGCAAAACGGATAATTTCTCTCGCAAGTTCGCTAGGTATAAAGAAAATTTCAATAGTTGCAAATAAGATTCGTAATGAAAAAGACAAAGAATTCCTTAAACAAAATTTAGGCGAAGATAAAATAATTCAATACATAGCATATAACGAAGCATTTGAAAAAAATAGGGGTATAATTTCGGATAAAAGTGAATTTTTAACAAAAGAAATAGAGAATGTGGTTACCAAATTGGAGGGATAG
- the cooS gene encoding anaerobic carbon-monoxide dehydrogenase catalytic subunit, with product MSGENKKTIDSATKDMLNVSCQKAITTAFDRYEAMEPECGFGQLGVCCRNCVMGPCRIDPFGEGNTEGICGANADTIAARNLVRMIAAGGAAHTDHGRDVAHTLLKTAEGKTKGYGIKGEEKLLNLAKELSINTESRKIEEIAHDVAEKFLSEFGQQEGELDLTHRAPQKRQDLWRKNKIMPRGIDKEIVELMNRTTMGVDSDYKNILQQGMRASLSNGWGGSMIATDLQDVLFGSPTPIRSVSNLGVIKEDEVNIIVHGHEPLLSDVVVTASQDKELLELAKSYGAKGINLAGICCTANEILMRRGIPIAGNFLQQELAIITGAVEVFITDVQCVMPALGKLAGCFHTKVVSTSPKAKFPGVEHIEFSEEEALPIAKKIVRLAIENYKNRKKELVNIPKEKMELVAGFTTEYIFKMLGGKYRATYRPLNDAIISGRLRGAVGIVGCNNPKVKHDWAHIELTKELLKNDVLVVTTGCSAIASAKAGLLLPEAAKKYAGKGLQEICEAVGIPPVLHMGACVDISRILTTLCNVLTEGGLGEDISDLPVAAAAPEWMSEKAVCIGFYAIASGIYTVLGLPLPIMGGKNLTKYLTDDIENIVGGKFAFEPDPIKAAKLIIEHLDKKRAALKLKPMMY from the coding sequence ATGAGTGGTGAAAATAAAAAAACAATAGATTCAGCAACAAAAGATATGTTAAATGTATCTTGTCAAAAAGCAATTACTACAGCGTTTGATAGGTATGAAGCAATGGAACCGGAATGTGGGTTTGGGCAACTTGGAGTATGTTGTAGAAATTGCGTAATGGGTCCTTGTAGAATTGACCCTTTCGGCGAAGGCAATACTGAGGGAATATGCGGTGCGAACGCCGATACAATCGCCGCAAGAAATCTTGTCAGAATGATAGCCGCAGGCGGTGCAGCCCATACCGACCATGGCAGGGATGTTGCGCACACTTTACTTAAAACAGCTGAAGGTAAAACAAAAGGTTATGGAATAAAAGGAGAAGAAAAACTCTTAAATCTTGCAAAAGAGTTAAGCATAAATACAGAAAGTAGAAAGATTGAAGAAATCGCTCATGACGTAGCTGAAAAATTCCTTTCAGAGTTTGGTCAGCAGGAAGGGGAGTTGGATCTAACACACCGCGCTCCACAAAAAAGACAGGATCTCTGGAGAAAAAATAAAATTATGCCGCGAGGTATTGACAAAGAAATAGTAGAGCTTATGAATAGAACTACAATGGGAGTTGATAGCGATTATAAAAATATACTTCAGCAGGGGATGCGGGCATCACTATCAAACGGCTGGGGTGGAAGTATGATTGCTACCGACTTGCAGGATGTTCTGTTTGGTTCCCCTACTCCGATACGTTCCGTATCAAATCTTGGTGTAATAAAAGAAGACGAAGTAAATATAATTGTTCACGGGCACGAACCATTACTGTCGGATGTTGTCGTTACCGCTTCGCAGGATAAAGAACTTTTGGAACTTGCAAAAAGTTACGGTGCAAAAGGAATAAACCTTGCGGGTATCTGCTGTACTGCAAATGAAATTCTAATGAGAAGAGGTATACCGATTGCAGGTAATTTCTTACAGCAGGAACTTGCCATCATAACGGGTGCCGTTGAGGTGTTTATTACTGATGTCCAGTGTGTTATGCCTGCGTTAGGTAAACTTGCCGGTTGTTTTCATACAAAAGTAGTTTCGACTTCACCGAAAGCAAAATTTCCGGGTGTTGAACACATAGAATTCTCAGAGGAAGAAGCACTGCCGATTGCTAAAAAAATTGTCCGGCTTGCTATTGAAAATTACAAAAATAGGAAAAAAGAACTTGTTAATATTCCGAAAGAAAAGATGGAATTAGTCGCCGGTTTTACAACTGAATACATTTTTAAGATGCTCGGAGGAAAATATAGAGCTACATACAGGCCGCTCAACGATGCTATAATTTCAGGACGTCTGCGTGGTGCGGTTGGAATTGTCGGTTGTAATAATCCTAAAGTGAAACACGACTGGGCGCACATTGAACTTACAAAAGAACTCCTAAAAAATGATGTTCTGGTTGTTACAACAGGATGTTCTGCAATTGCCTCTGCTAAAGCAGGATTACTTCTTCCTGAGGCAGCAAAAAAATATGCAGGAAAAGGTCTCCAGGAAATTTGTGAAGCAGTCGGTATACCGCCTGTTTTGCATATGGGCGCTTGTGTTGATATTTCAAGGATTTTAACAACCCTTTGCAATGTTTTAACTGAAGGCGGATTAGGTGAAGATATTTCCGATTTACCTGTTGCTGCTGCAGCTCCTGAATGGATGTCTGAAAAAGCGGTATGTATTGGATTTTATGCTATTGCATCAGGTATTTATACGGTTTTAGGTCTTCCGCTCCCTATTATGGGTGGAAAAAACCTGACAAAGTATCTAACGGATGATATTGAAAATATAGTAGGCGGAAAATTTGCGTTTGAACCCGATCCGATAAAAGCAGCAAAACTTATAATAGAACATTTGGACAAAAAACGTGCAGCGTTGAAGTTAAAGCCCATGATGTACTAA